GCCGCTATCCCCGTCTTTggattttagaaaaatactttGTATTTTTCATCTCTATAGGAACGTACATTTCGCTGTTCTGGAGCGTGTTCAACCTGGGCGGAGTGATCGGCGGCCTGATCCCCTTCATCCTGAACTACCACCGGAGCGACAAAGCGGCCTCCGTCAACGACGGCACCTACATCGGCTTCATGATCTTCATGTCCATCGGCACCGGCCTCTCCCTCGCCATCCTCCACCCTTCCGCCGTCGTCCGCGACGACGGCTCCCGCTGCACCAACATGAAGTACTCCAGCGTCTCCGTCGAGTTCGTCCAAATCCTCAAGCTCTTCCTCAACTGGAAGATGCTGCTGCTCTTCCCCGCCGCCTGGGCCAGCAACTTCTTCTACAGCTACCAGTTCAACAACGTCAATGGCGTCATGTTCAACCTCAGGACCCGAGGCTTCAACAACGTCTTCTACTGGGGAGCGCAGATGCTCGGCTCAGTCATGGTGGGTTACATCATGGACTTCAGCTTTAGCAGCAAAAGGGTGAGGGGACTCGTCGGGATTGGGGTTGTGGGTTTGCTCGGGACTGTAATTTGGGCTGGCGGGCTTGCGAATCAACGCAGCTATTCCCGAGATGATGAGCCTGACAAGCTTGATTTCAAGGATTCTGGCTCTGAATTTGCAGGGCCATTTGTGCTGTACTTCTGTTACGGGTTGCTGGATGCCATGTTCCAGAGCATGGTTTACTGGGTTATCGGAGCGTTAGCCCATGATTCCGAGACTCTTAGCAGGTACAGAATGTAATGTTGGGTAGTAGAGTACTAACAAACGCACATGCAAAACACCAATACAAAAACTTGACACAtccttattgttgttgttgctgatGCTGCGACGCAGGTATACCGGATTCTATAAGGGGGTGCAGAGTGCCGGGTCAGCAGTGGCATGGCAAGTGGACAAGCACAAGGTGTCATATATGGCGCAGCTGATTCTGAATTGGGCGATGACCACAATCAGCTACCCGCTGCTGGCGGTTCTGGTCATATTGGCCGTCAAGGATGAGGATGAGGTTCCGGAAAAAGGGTCGTCCAAGGAGGTGGCTCTGCCGCCGCCGGCGGTACCTCTGTCCATGGATGACACCGGTAATAGCAAATCTGATTCTAAATTGTAAATGCAGTACTTGTATTAGGAGGTGTCACAACAGTGTATAAGTTATGTGATTGGAGATCCACGCTTTATCTGGGATTTTTTTGTTCTCGTTCTAAAAGATGTTCATTAGGTAAATTCCACTTATATATGGGCCTTTGATCTCATTGCTTTTGCTTCTTGATGGAGTGTACTGTTTATGTATTTTAGAGTGAACATGAATGCTTGAAGGCAAGCTTGTCTTTAAATAGTTAAGAGAAACCAATAATGTTGTTGGTACTTGGAAAGTTAATACGAGAATGGAAACCAACATTTCAACTTCTTGTTTCTACTATATATAGTAATAACAGCTGGAATGTTGCAGAAATGATCAAGTCAACAGAGATGAGATGCACAAGATAACGTTCTATAAATGAAGTtgaaatggttttttttttttttaatctttattggTTGCAGACTACTCGTGCACTGCATGAGCGCCAAGAAtcaaacaataaataatgaaacCCATCATTTCTTCTGGCACAAATGTAGTTTAGAGTTAATTAATTAGCTGATGATCTGCTTGCTGTGCTTCATCTTGCTTATGGGTTGTGGTAACAAGTGGTGGTGCATCATCACCCTTGTcttctgatgatgatgatgatgagcttTGGGCAGCAGCATCTGATTCCTCCATTGGTTTCTTCTCTTCAACAACCTCCAGCACCAGCAGCTTGGTTTCCtctgcagcagcagcagcagcagcctgTTCTTCTTTAGGCTTAggctcctcctcctctttctcttCAGCAGCTGCAGCCTTTGAATCGCTCTCGGCAGCCTCCCTGCTTGTAGGTTCAGAGACATCTACCAGAGGAAGAGGCTCTTCCTTCTTAGTCTCCTCCCCTCCATTCTCTTCCTGCACCTTACCAATCACAGAAACATATATTGATGTCAAAACACAAAGATGTGTATGAATGGTAACATAATTCAGCAGGTACGCCACTATTTATGCTTTGATTATGTATATAGCTGGTGttcaatcaaattaatatttacttGGGGTAGGGTCTCGCCCTGGGGCTTCTTGGGGCTGCTGGTGGCATCCTCAACCGGGATGGGGGCAGGCGCGCGGGCAGCCTTTGCCTTGGTATCCAGATCCTTAGGTCTGCTCACACAGCCTCCCATGTTTGTTGCAGGATGTAACAACCAATAGGCGAGGCCGGGCGAGGTGAGGTGCAGTGGAGCAACAGCagcggcagcagcagcagaagaGGAATATGCAAATGAATGACTATGGGGACTCTGGGAGCTAGGCTGAGGAACAAGAGGGAAAGAAGAGCTTATTATATAGGGGTGAGGCTGCTTCTAATTAAGTTTCTGACCGATAGATGCAAGGAGAGGAGAGATTGTTGGGGCAACCTGCAAGCTTAATTTTGACCCACAAACTAAGCCCTTATGACCTTTTCCTTGCCCGAGTTTTGGGGTGTAATTTTGGGGCAGTCCATATTTGTAGTTAGTTTTTAGGAGTTAGGACCGCTGATGACAGTTAATAATTAGAattgttttgttatttattctattatgtGGACAGTGATTGGGAAAATCACTCCAAACTCAAGTAACAAGTCACTCCCTATTATACATTTGAATTCAAAgatttctcaattaaaaaaatatttgaaacaatattattattacaccAACACTCGTCTTCATTTAAATATTGTctggaaaagaataaaaattaaactaaaactaccAATTCGCGGCAACTCTTCATTCATTTAGAATCTTTTATTATTGCCCCCACGAGCGTAACACGGATGGTTCAAGGAGTAGAAACTTGCACTTAGGGATGTAGGTTCGAGTTATGACAATCGCAGTGTGGGAGTTTCATCCTCTTGTGGAGGTGTCTCATTGTGGGTATTATGCATTGTACCTCTTACCTTAGGGGCCACTATGTATTGTGATTAACTCCTCCCACGTGCATGGGGCAGTGTATGGAGGCGCTTAAGGTGAGAAATTTTATCTTTTGCACCTAAgaatcttttattatttttacttacatATGCATAACATGGACCATCCACAATTAATAGAgttaatcatgaaaataatttaattttttttacaaatttgtaattttatcaaattcttttaattttaacaattagattcaaaataacttaattaaatataattttatctaacatataaaattaatttaaaaattagaaaaaaaattcatattaactTGACACAAcaatatcatataataatatttgtgagaATTAGatgtacatataaataaaaaatataataataaaataacatttttttactttatatatGTAACaggttataattttttttttttttacttatgtatACATGTGAATTctacataatatattattattattattattatttatcacCTGACATATTAAATCAACATAAACAcactttctttaaattaattgtatatgttaaataaaattacattcaattaagccaatttagatttaattgtcaaaattaaaaaaattaatccacaaaaagaaataaattattctcATGATTAACCCCaactaatattatatattgaacATTATTACAAGGGTTCTTTCATACCACATAGCATACATAaaaggtgttttttttttttttttttttttttttaagaggtACCAAAATCACGGTGATCCTAAAACATGCCTTTCAATTTCTTCTCTCTGTTTAAATTCAAGAGACAAATTCAACTTGGGCCTATTGAGGTCAGAACTCCAATGTGTATGGTGAAAAAGATTATCCATCATCCTCTTCAGAGTCTTTTCGTAGTGCACTCATCAATAGAATCTTTGCTTTTTCCCGTCTGTCCCGAAGCTAGTAGAAATGGACAAAAACACAGAAGATAATCGATCCACAAGACTAGCACCAAGCAAGTGTCTAGACTGACGTTTGCCTGCCTGCCTACCTGCCTGAATGAACATAATATGTCATGGCCTCTGCCACAAAATCTAATGCTTCTTTGGGGGGCTCTGCAGGGAAAATACTGGCTTCTCTTGATTTTCTCCTTCATTTGATTTGGCAGGCTTGTGGCTATCATCACTTTCAGTCTCATCAGAGGAAGGTTCGGCCTTGGCAGGAGAAAGATCTTGAACCACATTGCTGGAATTGTTGCCAATCAAGCTCTTGTAGATGCCTAGAGCTTGAGCCACCATGCTAGCGGGGTTGGAAGCCGATGTCGGAAGCAGTAATGTGTTACCCTAATAACACAAATTGAACgttaaatgaaattattaggACAAAATCTTCACTAGCTTTGCTACTTACCTTTTTCGCAATCATGC
This genomic stretch from Diospyros lotus cultivar Yz01 chromosome 1, ASM1463336v1, whole genome shotgun sequence harbors:
- the LOC127789852 gene encoding UNC93-like protein 1, whose translation is MGSEADQEKAALPNADWSVLRYNSPLVQVSLIGLVCFCCPGMFNALSGMGGGGQVDPTAANNANTALYTTFAIFGILGGGIYNVLGPRTTLCAGCSTYVLYAGSFLYYNHHDHQGFVVSAGGLLGIGAGLLWAGQGAIMTSYPPVNRKGTYISLFWSVFNLGGVIGGLIPFILNYHRSDKAASVNDGTYIGFMIFMSIGTGLSLAILHPSAVVRDDGSRCTNMKYSSVSVEFVQILKLFLNWKMLLLFPAAWASNFFYSYQFNNVNGVMFNLRTRGFNNVFYWGAQMLGSVMVGYIMDFSFSSKRVRGLVGIGVVGLLGTVIWAGGLANQRSYSRDDEPDKLDFKDSGSEFAGPFVLYFCYGLLDAMFQSMVYWVIGALAHDSETLSRYTGFYKGVQSAGSAVAWQVDKHKVSYMAQLILNWAMTTISYPLLAVLVILAVKDEDEVPEKGSSKEVALPPPAVPLSMDDTGNSKSDSKL
- the LOC127789859 gene encoding uncharacterized protein LOC127789859, whose translation is MGGCVSRPKDLDTKAKAARAPAPIPVEDATSSPKKPQGETLPQVQEENGGEETKKEEPLPLVDVSEPTSREAAESDSKAAAAEEKEEEEPKPKEEQAAAAAAAEETKLLVLEVVEEKKPMEESDAAAQSSSSSSSEDKGDDAPPLVTTTHKQDEAQQADHQLIN